The following proteins come from a genomic window of Corallococcus sp. NCRR:
- a CDS encoding response regulator, with protein MSISQHRTTLLLVENNEDVREALREILESEGYRVLTAANGQDALNLLAEQERMPALVLLDLVMPVMDGHAFIEHLRGTGALALTQVLVLTAHPTLPLPQGVAGRLGKPVKLEELLDAIAVHTASA; from the coding sequence GTGTCCATCTCGCAACACCGCACCACCCTGCTCCTCGTGGAGAACAACGAGGACGTCCGCGAGGCGCTGCGCGAAATCCTGGAGTCCGAGGGCTACCGCGTCCTCACGGCGGCGAACGGCCAGGACGCGCTGAACCTGCTGGCGGAGCAGGAGCGGATGCCCGCCCTCGTCCTGTTGGACCTGGTGATGCCGGTGATGGACGGCCACGCCTTCATCGAACACCTGCGAGGCACGGGCGCGCTCGCGCTCACGCAGGTGCTGGTGCTGACGGCGCACCCCACCCTGCCCCTGCCGCAGGGCGTGGCGGGACGTCTGGGCAAGCCGGTGAAGCTGGAGGAGCTGCTGGACGCCATCGCGGTGCATACCGCGTCCGCGTGA
- a CDS encoding response regulator, whose product MPEVLVVDDSKVMRDMVVACLRPYPDSRFTQASSGLEAIEQLSLKPYDLLVLDLNMPDIGGIEVVEFVRGQDHLRNLPIIIVTTRGDEASRERALQAGADRFMTKPFTPDSIQGAARALLEKAPAEAPRG is encoded by the coding sequence ATGCCCGAGGTACTCGTCGTTGATGACAGCAAGGTGATGCGCGACATGGTGGTCGCCTGCCTGCGGCCCTATCCGGACAGCCGCTTCACCCAGGCGTCCAGCGGGTTGGAGGCCATCGAGCAGCTGTCGCTCAAGCCGTACGACCTGCTCGTCCTGGACCTCAACATGCCGGACATCGGCGGCATCGAGGTGGTGGAGTTCGTGCGCGGCCAGGACCACCTGCGCAACCTGCCCATCATCATCGTCACCACGCGCGGCGACGAGGCGTCCCGCGAGCGCGCGCTGCAGGCCGGCGCGGACCGCTTCATGACCAAGCCCTTCACGCCGGACTCCATCCAGGGCGCCGCCCGCGCCCTCCTGGAGAAAGCTCCGGCCGAGGCGCCGCGCGGGTGA
- a CDS encoding response regulator, whose product MSSTPSRSIILIVDDEPDLREVVAELLEMEDYTVLQAANGQAALDVLAANDEQPCLVLLDLMMPVMDGHEFLHRLREDERYRELPVLMLTAHFSAKAPPGTVGLLRKPVDIAELLAMVARHCPAAA is encoded by the coding sequence CCATCATCCTCATCGTCGACGACGAACCGGACCTGCGCGAGGTCGTGGCGGAGCTGCTGGAGATGGAGGACTACACGGTGCTCCAGGCCGCCAACGGCCAGGCCGCGCTGGACGTCCTCGCCGCCAACGACGAGCAGCCCTGCCTGGTGCTGTTGGACCTGATGATGCCGGTGATGGACGGACACGAGTTCCTCCACCGGCTGCGGGAGGACGAGCGCTACCGCGAGCTGCCCGTGCTGATGCTCACCGCGCACTTCTCCGCCAAGGCTCCGCCGGGCACGGTGGGCCTCTTGCGCAAGCCCGTGGACATCGCGGAGCTCCTGGCCATGGTGGCGCGGCACTGTCCCGCCGCCGCCTGA
- a CDS encoding sensor histidine kinase, whose protein sequence is MEHAPCVWVVDDSASEARLIKAALGTGFRVETFPDGAAMLERLHAGRAPDVVVLDWEMPGMSGPEVCQFLRGQQETQALPVLLLTSHGRPEDLVQGLRAGANDYVAKPFRTEEVRARVDALARTKRLVDDVRRASEEKAEVFAQLDALLTSSPVGMSLLDRDLRFVRVNARMAKLDGLPLDAYSGRTLAEVLPRLADRLEPLLRRVIETGEPVEELGFTLAHPDAPHGELYVMASYHPVRTSRGEVVGVGTALVDVTRHKQAEAELRATAEFRERLLGIVGHDLRNPLHSIRMGASFLVASEQLPPPLVRTASRIIHSTDRMTRMITELLDFTRSRLGGGIPLTPGATDLGQVARQVVEELELAHPNRTVKLTATGPLTGSWDADRLAQVLSNLVGNALQYSPPEASVELALVGEPEHAIARVSNPGEAIAPEDLETLFHPFQRARTGAHVPSGLGLGLFISDQIARGHRGTLTVTSDSQQTVFTLTLPRGGA, encoded by the coding sequence TTGGAGCACGCACCTTGCGTCTGGGTGGTGGATGACAGCGCCAGCGAGGCGCGCCTCATCAAGGCCGCGCTGGGAACGGGATTCCGGGTGGAGACGTTCCCGGACGGCGCCGCGATGCTCGAAAGGCTGCACGCCGGGCGGGCACCGGACGTGGTGGTCTTGGATTGGGAAATGCCGGGAATGTCCGGCCCGGAAGTCTGTCAATTCCTGCGCGGCCAGCAGGAGACCCAGGCCCTGCCGGTGCTGCTGCTCACCTCGCACGGCCGGCCGGAGGACCTGGTGCAGGGCCTGCGCGCGGGCGCCAACGACTACGTGGCCAAGCCCTTCCGCACGGAGGAGGTGCGCGCGCGGGTGGACGCGCTCGCGCGCACCAAGCGGCTGGTGGACGACGTGCGGCGCGCCAGCGAGGAGAAGGCGGAGGTGTTCGCGCAACTGGACGCGCTGCTCACGTCCTCGCCCGTGGGCATGTCGCTGCTGGACCGGGACCTGCGCTTCGTGCGCGTCAACGCACGCATGGCGAAGCTGGACGGGTTGCCCCTGGACGCCTATTCGGGCCGGACGCTGGCGGAGGTCCTGCCCCGCCTGGCCGACCGGCTGGAGCCGCTGCTCCGCCGCGTCATCGAGACGGGTGAGCCCGTGGAGGAGCTGGGCTTCACGCTGGCACACCCGGACGCGCCTCACGGCGAGTTGTACGTGATGGCCAGCTACCACCCGGTGCGCACCTCCCGGGGCGAGGTGGTGGGCGTGGGCACCGCGCTGGTGGACGTCACCCGGCACAAGCAGGCGGAAGCGGAGCTGCGCGCGACCGCGGAGTTCCGCGAGCGCCTCCTGGGCATCGTGGGCCACGACCTGCGCAACCCCCTCCACTCCATCCGCATGGGCGCCAGCTTCCTCGTCGCCAGCGAGCAACTGCCCCCGCCGCTGGTGCGCACCGCCAGCCGCATCATCCACAGCACGGACCGGATGACGCGGATGATCACCGAGTTGCTCGACTTCACCCGCAGCCGGCTGGGCGGCGGCATCCCGCTGACCCCGGGCGCCACGGACCTGGGCCAGGTGGCGCGACAGGTGGTGGAGGAGCTGGAGCTGGCACACCCGAACCGCACCGTGAAGCTGACGGCCACGGGCCCCCTCACGGGGAGCTGGGACGCGGACCGGCTGGCGCAGGTGCTGAGCAACCTGGTGGGCAACGCGCTCCAGTACAGCCCCCCGGAGGCCAGCGTGGAGCTGGCGCTCGTGGGCGAGCCGGAGCACGCCATCGCGCGGGTGAGCAACCCGGGAGAGGCCATCGCGCCGGAGGACCTGGAGACCCTGTTCCACCCCTTCCAGCGCGCGCGCACCGGCGCCCACGTCCCGTCCGGCCTGGGCCTGGGCCTCTTCATCTCCGACCAGATTGCCCGGGGCCACCGGGGCACGCTCACCGTGACCTCGGACTCACAGCAGACGGTCTTCACCCTCACGCTGCCGCGCGGAGGGGCATGA